The following coding sequences lie in one Hippoglossus hippoglossus isolate fHipHip1 chromosome 14, fHipHip1.pri, whole genome shotgun sequence genomic window:
- the LOC117773852 gene encoding transgelin-like — translation MANHGPSYGMSREVQSKIDKKYDQELEERLVEWIVSQCGSGVEQPEPGRIGFQKWLKDGRVLCELINSLCGATKPIRSIKASTMPFKQMEQISLFLKAAETYGVVKTDMFQTVDLFESSDLAAVQRTLMSLGSLAVTKHDGNYKGDPNWFHKKSLGNRRDFSEEQLSEGKNVIGLQMGTNKGASQAGMTGYGLPRQIINNP, via the exons ATGGCAAACCACGGTCCTTCTTACGGTATGAGCCGTGAGGTTCAGAGTAAGATTGATAAAAAATACgaccaggagctggaggagaggctgGTGGAGTGGATCGTCTCCCAGTGTGGCTCTGGCGTCGAGCAGCCCGAGCCAGGCAGGATTGGCTTCCAGAAGTGGCTCAAGGATGGACGT GTGCTGTGTGAGCTCATCAACAGCCTGTGCGGAGCCACCAAGCCCATCAGGTCCATCAAGGCCTCCACTATGCCGTTTAAGCAGATGGAGCAGATCTCCCTGTTCCTCAAAGCTGCGGAAACCTATGGAGTCGTTAAGACCGACATGTTCCAGACCGTAGACCTCTTTGAAA GCTCAGACCTGGCTGCTGTCCAGAGGACCCTGATGTCTCTGGGTAGTTTGGCAGTCACAAAGCATGATGGGAATTACAAAGGAGATCCCAATTGGTTCCATAA GAAGTCCCTAGGGAACAGGAGAGACTtctcagaggagcagctgagtgaAGGCAAAAATGTCATCGGCCTGCAAATGGGCACAAATAAAGGAGCATCTCAAGCTGGCATGACAGGCTACGGACTACCCAGGCAGATTATCAACAACCCCTGA